In the genome of Paenibacillus pabuli, one region contains:
- a CDS encoding beta-mannosidase: MSKIQSQTFQNWTFKACEDQEWMPAHVPGCVHTDLLKLGKIPDPFYGTNEKEVQWIDKKDWEYRTEFDVNEALLSQQHLELVFDGLDTYADVYVNEQHVLSADNMFRVWTANVKSVVKASGNILRIRFRSPINEDLPKLEKLGYALPASNDQSDVGGLGDKRVSIFARKAPYHYGWDWGPRFVTSGIWREVRLEGWTDVRINDVFIQQNEVTAASASLTAVLEVESAHSRETIIRVGTEGQHWEQAVTLKPGVQTVEVPISIAEPKLWWSRGLGDPHMYSFHTEVIQGEQAVAESTVRTGIRSIRLVRDKDEAGASFYFELNGVAVFAKGANHIPNDSFITEVTRERYLHEIVSAAESNMNMLRVWGGGFYEEDVFYELCDEYGLLVWQDFMFACSMYPGDEAFLNSVKHEAIDNVKRLRNHPSIVLWCGNNEIDSAWAHYIEDGGWGWKKDYNAEQRERIWADYEAIFHDLLPEVVETYAPGVDYWPSSPLVSLSGDEKQHANPSTSEGDIHYWGVWHNVEPFENYNVHVGRFMSEYGFQSFPEYDSVRKYAEEEDLALESEVMLAHQKNGAGNRLIKQYMDMYMHEPKDFPSFLYMSQVLQAEAMKTAIEAHRRRKPYCMGTLYWQMNDCWPVASWAGMDYFGRWKALQYYAKRSFSDVLVSVDGTKDDVTDIYLISDQLEPVKGKLQVRLIGFDGTVHREEEHEVALGSNAGQQVLSLSQAEWLEGRDAASTLLRIDLKQDGAADIVQEHYFAPSKDIALQPAQIKVTEITENDGVHLVLESDALAKQVWISTETEGVFSDNFFDLIPGIPVKVKFTSREELQGSAGAVSKVEAIKVRSMADFIKL, encoded by the coding sequence ATGAGCAAAATACAATCGCAGACTTTTCAGAATTGGACGTTCAAGGCTTGTGAGGATCAGGAATGGATGCCGGCTCACGTACCCGGCTGCGTGCATACGGATTTGCTGAAACTGGGTAAAATTCCGGACCCTTTCTATGGAACCAACGAAAAGGAAGTTCAATGGATTGACAAAAAAGACTGGGAATATCGCACCGAATTTGATGTGAATGAGGCATTGCTGTCACAGCAGCATCTGGAACTGGTCTTTGATGGTCTGGATACCTATGCAGATGTGTACGTAAACGAACAGCATGTGTTATCAGCGGACAATATGTTCCGGGTATGGACAGCAAATGTAAAGTCGGTTGTAAAGGCAAGTGGCAACATTCTCCGAATACGTTTTCGATCTCCGATAAATGAAGATCTGCCGAAGCTGGAGAAGCTCGGATATGCATTGCCTGCATCGAATGATCAGTCTGATGTGGGAGGACTGGGCGACAAAAGAGTGAGTATTTTTGCGCGGAAAGCTCCGTATCACTACGGTTGGGATTGGGGTCCACGTTTTGTGACCAGCGGAATCTGGCGTGAAGTGCGCCTTGAAGGCTGGACGGACGTACGAATTAATGATGTATTTATTCAGCAAAATGAAGTAACCGCTGCTTCCGCTTCCCTCACTGCGGTCTTGGAAGTGGAGTCTGCACATTCCAGAGAAACGATTATTCGGGTCGGGACAGAAGGGCAGCACTGGGAGCAAGCTGTAACCCTGAAGCCGGGGGTCCAGACAGTAGAGGTTCCAATCTCGATTGCTGAGCCGAAGTTGTGGTGGAGTCGCGGGTTAGGTGACCCGCATATGTATTCTTTCCATACGGAAGTGATTCAGGGTGAACAGGCTGTGGCTGAGTCCACGGTCAGAACGGGCATTCGTTCCATTCGTCTGGTTCGTGACAAAGATGAAGCGGGAGCATCCTTTTATTTTGAGTTAAACGGAGTTGCTGTCTTTGCCAAAGGTGCAAATCACATTCCTAATGACAGCTTCATCACAGAAGTGACACGTGAGCGCTATCTGCATGAGATTGTATCTGCTGCCGAGTCGAACATGAATATGCTTCGTGTGTGGGGTGGCGGCTTCTATGAAGAAGATGTGTTCTACGAGCTGTGTGACGAATATGGTTTGCTCGTATGGCAGGATTTTATGTTTGCTTGCAGTATGTATCCCGGAGACGAGGCTTTCCTGAACAGTGTGAAGCATGAGGCGATTGATAATGTGAAACGTCTGCGTAATCATCCAAGCATCGTGCTGTGGTGTGGAAATAACGAGATTGATTCAGCATGGGCGCACTACATTGAGGATGGCGGCTGGGGCTGGAAAAAAGATTACAACGCGGAGCAAAGAGAACGCATCTGGGCGGATTACGAAGCCATTTTCCATGATCTTTTGCCTGAAGTGGTGGAAACCTATGCTCCTGGTGTGGATTACTGGCCTTCTTCCCCGCTTGTATCCCTGTCTGGAGATGAGAAACAGCATGCGAACCCATCCACGTCAGAAGGGGACATCCACTATTGGGGTGTGTGGCACAATGTGGAGCCATTTGAGAACTACAATGTTCATGTTGGCCGGTTCATGAGTGAGTATGGGTTCCAATCCTTCCCTGAGTATGATTCGGTTCGCAAGTATGCGGAGGAAGAGGATTTGGCATTGGAGTCTGAGGTGATGCTGGCGCATCAGAAGAACGGGGCAGGCAATCGTCTGATCAAGCAATATATGGATATGTACATGCATGAACCGAAGGATTTTCCATCCTTCCTGTATATGAGCCAAGTGCTTCAGGCTGAAGCGATGAAAACAGCCATTGAAGCTCACCGCCGCCGTAAACCGTATTGTATGGGAACGCTCTACTGGCAAATGAACGATTGCTGGCCGGTGGCTTCCTGGGCAGGGATGGATTACTTTGGACGCTGGAAAGCATTGCAATATTACGCGAAACGCAGCTTCAGCGATGTATTGGTATCAGTAGATGGTACAAAGGATGACGTGACGGATATTTATCTAATCTCGGATCAGCTTGAACCAGTGAAAGGCAAACTCCAGGTACGTCTCATTGGCTTTGACGGCACGGTACATCGTGAAGAAGAGCACGAAGTTGCTTTGGGATCCAACGCTGGTCAACAGGTACTGTCGTTAAGTCAGGCAGAATGGCTGGAAGGTCGCGATGCTGCATCAACATTGCTGCGGATTGATCTGAAGCAGGATGGGGCAGCCGACATTGTTCAGGAGCATTACTTTGCACCATCAAAGGACATTGCACTGCAACCAGCGCAAATTAAGGTAACAGAAATTACTGAGAACGACGGTGTACATCTGGTTCTGGAAAGTGATGCGCTTGCCAAACAAGTGTGGATTTCTACTGAGACAGAAGGCGTGTTCTCGGACAA